The proteins below are encoded in one region of Colletotrichum lupini chromosome 5, complete sequence:
- a CDS encoding ribosomal L18p/L5e family protein, with the protein MAFHKLVKNSAYYSRFQTKYKRRRSGKTDYYARKRLITQAKNKYGAPKYRLVVRFTNRDIIMQIVTSELTGDKVFVAAYAHELPAYGITHGLTNWAAAYATGLLIARRALSKLGLDKTFTGVEEADGEYTLTEAAETDDGERRPFKANLDVGLHRTSTGARVFGAMKGASDGGILVPHSEKRFPGYDIESKELDAETLKNYIFGQHVAEYMETLADDDEERYKSQFQQYIDDDVEADGLEELYTEAHAAIREDPWKKEESGNKKTKEEWKAESKKYKTKRLTKEEKEQKVKERIAAYRAE; encoded by the exons ATG GCTTTCCACAAGTTGGTGAAGAACAGCGCGTACTACAG TCGCTTCCAGACCAAGTACAAGCGTAGAAGATCCGGCAAGACCGACTACTATGCCCGCAAGCGCCTGATCACCCAGGCCAAGAACAAGTACGGTGCCCCCAAGTACCGTCTTGTGGTCCGCTTCACCAACCGGGACATCATCATGCAAATCGTCACCTCTGAGCTCACCGGCGACAAGGTCTTCGTCGCCGCCTACGCTCACGAGCTCCCCGCCTACGGCATCACCCACGGCCTCACCAACTGGGCCGCCGCCTACGCCACCGGTCTCCTGATCGCCCGCCGTGCCCTCTCCAAGCTCGGCCTTGACAAGACCTTCACTGGTGTTGAGGAGGCCGATGGTGAGTACACCCTCACCGAGGCCGCCGAGACCGACGACGGCGAGCGCCGCCCCTTCAAGGCCAACCTCGACGTCGGTCTCCACCGCACCTCCACCGGTGCCCGTGTCTTCGGCGCCATGAAGGGTGCCTCTGACGGTGGCATTCTCGTTCCCCACTCCGAGAAGCGCTTCCCCGGTTACGACATCGAGTCCAAGGAGCTCGACGCCGAGACCCTCAAGAACTACATCTTCGGCCAGCACGTCGCCGAGTACATGGAGACCCtcgccgacgacgacgaggagcGCTACAAGTCCCAGTTCCAGCAGTACATTGACGACGACGTCGAGGCTGACGGTCTCGAGGAGCTCTACACCGAGGCCCACGCCGCCATCCGCGAGGACCCctggaagaaggaggagtcCGGAAACAAGAAGACCAAGGAGGAGTGGAAGGCCGAGTCCAAGAAGTACAAGACCAAGCGCCTCAcaaaggaggagaaggagcaGAAGGTCAAGGAGCGCATCGCTGCGTACCGTGCCGAGTAA
- a CDS encoding haloacid dehalogenase-like hydrolase, whose product MQSLEESDTFLIDHVLEAVDDMTDSKQPKVLLFDIGDYELSLGIPPGWVNYSISKTSPAGFWHRLETGSIPMDQAFFDGFSKDLHDQGRWEAFYAAQKAKNPSLPKETPPLPTVDAKYLFNTMMANSIPPDPWMYPALKKLKSGGKYILAALSNTVIFPEGHKLHRKDFMDDPVRSLFDVFVSSAHAGLRKPDPRMYHLALERLNEYAALNASSERGQALKWGEGMKPQDIVFLDDIGENLKEAKKQGFNTIKVHLGRAYEAVEELEKVTGLALEGDHPKVPVKPNLKGSGKAKL is encoded by the exons ATGCAGTCTTTAGAAGAGTCTGATACCTTTCTGATTGATCACGTTCTCGAGGCTGTAGACGATATGACAGACTCCAAGCAGCCCAAAGTGCTTTTATTCGACATTGGTG ATTATGAGCTCAGTCTCGGTATCCCGCCAGGATGGGTGAATTACTCCATCTCCAAGACAAGTCCTGCAGGCTTTTGGCATCGCCTTGAGACGGGCTCAATACCCATGGACCAGGCCTTCTTTGACGGCTTCAGCAAGGACCTTCACGACCAAGGCCGCTGGGAGGCATTCTACGCCGCTCAAAAAGCAAAGAACCCATCTCTCCCTAAGGAGACGCCACCCTTACCTACCGTCGACGCCAAGTACCTCTTCAACACCATGATGGCCAACTCAATTCCCCCGGACCCGTGGATGTACCCGGCGCTGAAAAAGCTCAAGTCCGGTGGGAAGTACATCCTCGCCGCGCTGAGCAACACCGTCATTTTCCCCGAGGGTCACAAGCTGCATAGAAAAGACTTCATGGACGACCCCGTTCGCAGCTTGTTTGACGTGTTTGTCTCTTCGGCACATGCTGGTTTGAGAAAACCGGATCCGAGAATGTATCACCTCGCGCTGGAAAGGCTGAACGAGTACGCTGCCCTGAATGCGAGCTCTGAGAGAGGCCAGGCGCTCAAGTGGGGCGAGGGCATGAAACCACAGGATATCGTGTTCTTGGACGACATTGGCGAGAACCTAAAGGAGGCGAAGAAGCAAGGGTTCAACACTATCAAAGTCCATCTAGGACGAGCCTACGAGGCGGTAGAAGAACTAGAGAAGGTTACTGGACTCGCATTAGAGGGCGACCATCCAAAGGTCCCGGTGAAGCCGAATCTCAAGGGCAGTGGTAAGGCGAAGTTGTAG
- a CDS encoding methyltransferase produces the protein MDFDSETQATSSQRMYTARADNYENSFHPDWTKRFMAVADIQPGERVLILACGTGLEVFSAADQVGDTGEIVGLDVTEAMLNKAREKLERLKPSANIRLFLHDATKLETLPELEGQSFDAILCSSAFVLFDDPEGVVARWRNFLRPGGRVVIDITHEDNFKIGLILEKAAKRLRSRFPSNRSWITDKNSFTKILESAGYVVDRIELMHDISGKGDTYYGMDQIDEQFEHVTSTSLVTSLPTEEFRDQARALFHEEWKKAAVDGQVVNVDALYIYVARRT, from the coding sequence ATGGACTTCGATTCCGAGACACAAGCAACCTCATCTCAGCGCATGTACACCGCGCGAGCTGACAACTATGAGAACTCATTCCATCCCGACTGGACCAAGCGCTTCATGGCCGTCGCCGATATCCAACCCGGTGAACGCGTTTTGATTCTAGCTTGCGGCACCGGCCTCGAGGTCTTCAGCGCTGCCGACCAGGTGGGCGACACGGGCGAGATCGTCGGCCTCGACGTCACCGAGGCCATGCTCAACAAGGCGAGAGAGAAGCTAGAGCGCCTCAAGCCGAGTGCAAACATTCGTCTGTTCCTTCACGATGCCACAAAATTGGAGACATTGCCGGAGCTGGAGGGGCAAAGTTTTGATGCCATCTTGTGCTCCAGCGCCTTTGTTCTCTTTGACGACCCTGAAGGTGTCGTTGCGAGGTGGCGCAACTTCCTGAGACCGGGAGGCAGGGTGGTCATCGATATCACGCATGAGGACAACTTCAAGATCGGACTCATTCTGGAGAAGGCGGCTAAGCGCCTACGGTCACGATTTCCCAGCAACAGATCCTGGATCACGGACAAGAACTCCTTCACAAAGATTCTCGAGAGCGCAGGGTACGTGGTGGACAGGATCGAACTAATGCATGACATTTCCGGGAAAGGAGACACATATTACGGTATGGACCAGATTGACGAGCAGTTTGAGCATGTCACGAGCACGTCGTTGGTTACCAGTCTCCCGACGGAAGAGTTCAGGGATCAGGCTAGGGCACTATTTCACGAAGAGTGGAAAAAGGCTGCCGTTGACGGCCAAGTCGTCAACGTAGATGCTCTCTATATCTATGTAGCCCGGAGAACCTAG